The Kozakia baliensis genome has a segment encoding these proteins:
- a CDS encoding IS5 family transposase, translating into MSKPKPTRYRTANWSSYNAALKKRGYLTVWSDPSMNWEGLPTGRRGRRQSDSDAAIQTCLTLKVLFGFALRQTTEFVESLLHLAGLAWSVPDFSTLSRRQEVLTVDIAYRGSNGPLPLLIDSTKIKVEGEGEWHRRKHGGSKRRLWRKLPIGIDAGSLKIRAVEMTGNEIGDAPVLAALLEQIPEDEDIASVTADGAYDTRRSHETIASRSAQAVIPPRKNATPWRLTSPGAIARNDALQTCKHLGRANWRRWSGYHRRSRVETKMHCIQRLGQRLTARDFDRQLTVHIHVAILNRFTALGTPVTPAVA; encoded by the coding sequence ATGAGCAAGCCGAAGCCCACGCGATACCGCACGGCGAACTGGTCCTCCTACAACGCAGCGCTGAAGAAGCGTGGATATCTGACGGTGTGGTCTGACCCATCCATGAATTGGGAAGGCCTTCCGACGGGGCGCCGGGGACGGCGGCAGAGTGACAGCGATGCTGCGATCCAGACCTGCCTGACGTTGAAAGTCCTGTTCGGTTTTGCGTTGCGGCAGACAACGGAGTTTGTTGAAAGTCTCCTGCATCTGGCCGGACTTGCGTGGTCGGTACCAGATTTCAGCACGCTGAGCCGCCGACAGGAAGTCCTGACGGTCGATATCGCGTATCGCGGTTCGAACGGTCCGCTCCCTCTTCTGATCGATAGCACCAAGATCAAGGTCGAAGGAGAAGGTGAATGGCACAGGCGCAAACATGGCGGTTCGAAACGTCGTCTCTGGCGTAAACTCCCTATCGGGATCGACGCAGGATCTCTGAAAATCAGGGCCGTAGAAATGACGGGAAACGAGATCGGTGATGCCCCGGTCCTGGCCGCCCTTTTGGAACAGATCCCTGAAGATGAGGACATCGCCAGCGTCACGGCCGATGGAGCGTATGATACGAGGCGATCCCATGAGACCATTGCCAGTCGCAGTGCTCAGGCTGTCATCCCTCCTCGAAAGAACGCAACACCATGGCGCCTCACATCACCGGGCGCCATCGCCCGAAATGACGCTCTACAGACTTGCAAGCATCTCGGACGGGCCAACTGGAGACGATGGAGCGGTTATCATCGACGAAGCCGCGTCGAGACGAAAATGCACTGCATCCAGCGACTGGGCCAGCGTCTGACAGCACGGGATTTCGACCGCCAACTCACGGTTCACATCCATGTCGCCATCCTCAATCGCTTCACAGCGCTCGGAACCCCCGTCACTCCTGCAGTCGCCTAG
- a CDS encoding GntR family transcriptional regulator encodes MMADEVTVSEAISEDGSRRHYTGEELYILLRQDLINDRTPGGTVLQESDIAARYGVSRTPVREALQRLHQDNLIGRKGRFYTVVQPPIERIRELYEFREAIEASTIVLCCRRASDEQLEQIRQVVEDQQNAVEQKRFYDYERLDSLFHGAIANGANNALLSHQLEVSYDQLWFSKVGNLVSLPAYSIIETIAEHRRIVDALMRRKEDVAKAEMISHLRAAIDISERSTAKKKNIRKNKVEN; translated from the coding sequence ATGATGGCAGACGAGGTAACGGTATCTGAAGCGATCTCCGAAGATGGCTCACGTCGGCATTATACAGGCGAAGAGCTTTACATCCTCCTGCGTCAGGACCTGATCAACGACCGGACACCAGGAGGCACCGTTCTTCAGGAGAGCGACATTGCGGCGCGCTACGGCGTCAGTCGCACGCCTGTGCGTGAAGCTCTCCAAAGACTGCATCAGGATAATCTGATTGGCCGTAAGGGACGATTCTATACCGTCGTCCAGCCACCGATCGAGCGGATCCGGGAACTGTACGAGTTCCGTGAAGCCATAGAAGCGAGCACTATTGTGCTCTGTTGCAGGCGCGCAAGCGACGAGCAACTGGAACAGATCCGTCAGGTCGTGGAAGACCAGCAGAATGCCGTCGAGCAGAAGCGGTTTTACGATTATGAGCGCCTGGATAGTCTTTTCCATGGAGCCATTGCGAATGGAGCCAATAACGCACTTCTGAGCCATCAGCTTGAAGTCAGCTACGACCAGCTCTGGTTTTCAAAGGTCGGCAATCTCGTCTCTCTGCCAGCATACTCCATTATTGAGACTATTGCGGAGCACAGGCGTATCGTAGATGCTCTTATGAGGCGTAAGGAGGACGTGGCAAAAGCAGAAATGATCAGTCACCTCCGGGCCGCAATTGATATTAGCGAACGATCCACAGCAAAAAAAAAGAATATCCGGAAAAATAAGGTGGAAAATTAG
- a CDS encoding iron-containing alcohol dehydrogenase, whose protein sequence is MMDFSFFNPTRVLFGRTALSQMATFVPKDARILVLYGSGSVVRNGTLKRIQTVLDGYDVHEFGGIEPNPSFEKLMGAVKLVRKKNISFLVAVGGGSVIDGAKFVAAAAHYDGDPWEILQTRGNRIQSALPLAAIPTLPATGSEMNGTSVITRTELSAKRVFKSEHVFPVLAVLDPTLTFTLPPRQVANGIVDAFVHVLEQYLTYPVDGPVQDRFAEGLLRVLLDIADVTLAEPENYEARASLMWAATLALNGLIGAGVPQDWSSHLIGHELTALYGLDHARTLAVILPAMLSVRKSEKHAKLLQYAERIWNIHTGSENERIDTALDNTRAFFHRLGLETSLSNYGLDESAVEALLASLRETHGNDYALGENRTVSPELARAVLEASL, encoded by the coding sequence ATGATGGATTTTTCCTTCTTCAATCCGACACGCGTGCTCTTTGGGCGCACCGCGCTTTCCCAGATGGCGACCTTCGTTCCAAAAGACGCTCGTATTCTTGTGCTCTATGGCAGTGGAAGCGTCGTGCGTAACGGCACACTCAAGCGCATTCAGACTGTTCTTGACGGGTACGACGTTCACGAGTTCGGAGGCATCGAGCCCAATCCGAGCTTTGAGAAACTCATGGGCGCGGTGAAGCTGGTCCGGAAAAAGAATATCAGTTTCCTGGTGGCTGTTGGTGGAGGGTCTGTCATCGATGGCGCAAAATTTGTTGCCGCCGCGGCCCATTATGATGGCGATCCTTGGGAAATTCTTCAGACGCGCGGCAATCGGATCCAGTCCGCTCTGCCACTGGCCGCTATTCCGACGCTTCCCGCGACGGGATCGGAAATGAACGGAACGTCGGTGATTACGCGGACTGAGCTTTCCGCCAAGCGGGTGTTCAAGAGCGAACATGTTTTCCCCGTTCTGGCCGTTCTTGATCCGACATTGACATTCACTTTGCCGCCTCGCCAGGTTGCCAACGGGATCGTGGATGCTTTTGTGCATGTCCTTGAACAGTATCTGACCTACCCAGTAGATGGCCCTGTACAGGACCGCTTCGCAGAAGGCCTGCTTCGCGTCCTTCTCGACATTGCAGACGTAACTCTGGCCGAACCGGAAAACTACGAGGCCCGCGCCTCCCTGATGTGGGCCGCGACACTGGCTCTCAATGGCCTGATAGGTGCAGGCGTGCCGCAGGACTGGTCCAGTCATCTGATCGGACATGAACTAACAGCGCTGTATGGTCTCGACCATGCTCGCACACTCGCCGTCATTCTGCCTGCCATGCTGTCCGTACGGAAAAGCGAAAAGCATGCCAAGCTGCTTCAGTATGCCGAGCGTATCTGGAATATCCACACCGGATCAGAGAATGAGCGGATTGATACAGCCCTGGACAACACGAGGGCTTTTTTCCATCGTCTCGGTCTAGAAACCAGTCTTTCAAATTATGGGCTGGACGAGAGCGCCGTTGAAGCTCTGCTTGCATCCCTGCGGGAGACCCACGGAAATGATTATGCCCTAGGTGAAAACCGGACTGTCTCTCCGGAGCTTGCCAGAGCCGTTCTGGAAGCTAGTCTATAA
- a CDS encoding NAD(P)/FAD-dependent oxidoreductase has translation MTSQHNVTPHYDVIIAGAGIIGLSTALFLQKKGLKVAVFDKGDVAYEQSSRNWGWMRTVGQDMVELDLALASRPLWKQWSEEGDFGFRPCGLVSLAETAQEWSGLQHWLRQAREHGLDTQELSTSEARRLLPQFQRSWSGALFAPGDAGIEPDLAMRFLERKTLDAGVKIITRNAVKQIDITGGKASAVETETGRITADRIVIAAGAWSRLLCKTVGIVIPQLKVTASVLRTSVVENGPEPNLSSTRYCLRRRQDGGYTVARRNSSLTYVTPDSVRFIRQYLPNYLKQKQMLRVRAGVSFFQELQMERRFGAEEINPFEDFRTCDPVPDIDTLKETLEHLKEDAPVFRNARIMGSWAGTIDVLPDALPVLSSVSRCPGLFIASGFSAHGFGIGPASGKLMADIVTGEASPTSSAPFRLERFHLNGD, from the coding sequence ATGACGTCACAACACAACGTGACCCCGCATTACGATGTGATCATTGCCGGTGCCGGTATTATCGGTCTTTCAACTGCCCTTTTCCTGCAAAAAAAGGGCCTGAAGGTTGCTGTTTTCGACAAGGGAGACGTGGCCTATGAGCAATCCAGCCGGAACTGGGGGTGGATGCGCACTGTCGGGCAGGATATGGTGGAACTGGACCTCGCCCTTGCCAGCCGTCCGCTCTGGAAGCAATGGTCTGAAGAGGGCGATTTTGGCTTTCGTCCCTGTGGTCTGGTGTCTCTGGCTGAGACCGCCCAGGAATGGAGTGGTCTTCAGCACTGGCTGAGGCAGGCTCGGGAACACGGGCTGGATACGCAGGAGCTTTCAACGTCGGAGGCAAGACGTCTTCTCCCTCAGTTCCAACGCTCATGGTCCGGAGCGCTTTTCGCTCCTGGAGACGCGGGTATCGAACCAGATTTGGCGATGCGTTTTCTGGAACGCAAAACGCTGGATGCCGGCGTGAAAATTATTACCCGCAATGCGGTAAAACAGATTGATATCACAGGCGGAAAAGCTTCCGCTGTTGAAACTGAAACCGGACGCATCACAGCAGACAGGATTGTCATTGCTGCCGGAGCATGGTCCCGGCTGCTCTGCAAAACAGTCGGAATCGTAATTCCCCAGCTGAAAGTTACGGCGTCTGTCCTGCGGACCTCTGTGGTCGAGAACGGGCCAGAGCCCAATCTCTCTTCGACGCGCTATTGCCTCCGTCGTCGCCAGGATGGAGGATATACTGTTGCACGCCGCAATTCCTCACTAACCTATGTGACACCGGATTCAGTACGTTTTATCCGCCAGTATCTACCGAATTATCTGAAGCAAAAGCAGATGCTGCGTGTCCGGGCCGGAGTATCGTTTTTCCAGGAACTCCAAATGGAACGCCGATTCGGCGCGGAAGAGATCAATCCGTTTGAAGATTTCCGCACCTGCGATCCTGTCCCCGATATCGATACTCTCAAGGAGACACTTGAACATCTGAAGGAAGATGCGCCTGTCTTCCGGAATGCCCGTATCATGGGCTCCTGGGCAGGAACCATCGACGTCCTCCCTGACGCGTTGCCCGTCCTGTCTTCCGTATCCCGGTGCCCCGGCCTTTTTATCGCCAGTGGATTTTCCGCACATGGATTTGGAATTGGTCCGGCATCCGGGAAACTGATGGCGGATATTGTCACAGGCGAAGCCTCTCCCACATCTTCCGCTCCGTTCCGACTGGAACGTTTCCACCTGAACGGCGATTGA
- a CDS encoding TonB-dependent receptor, producing MSGLKFRFPTVMIIACTGVSPLAINVASAQPGHSDVNPGKSSAKKSAFHSRTPPRPTGNRPPRRALPLAEGSETISVRASASPNGMTGRTPGGGLMARQTAAYARNTITRDYIASQSPTTNVLNLVRNTPGVVVASADPTGATDRMSISIRGMNQNEIGYEFEGMNPSDVLYYSPASSSWADTENIGSITVSPGSPDLMSPTFSAVGGLITAKMRSPSAKKGGLADFTFGGNDLEREFLRLDTGEIGHSGFRSYASFSNTTASNWRGAGGLNRWHVDFKAEKKWGDGNSISPFMSYNDVTENLYTYPTLAQWKQYGIGYNYSRRFTGSNTDYYKFRQYEWRHAHASVQTHFNLGHELELTATPYVYDVDGTVNGGTSLSQTGSYFGNEPAGSLQFPEGTGDRAVAVSVDHFRESTFGFNSALTWKHRHNELSLGYWYSYVNYTENPSYSLASPSGEPANRWGKYPVLTQNGQPLLQWNGHVIQQLNAITLQDTYHAFHDRLTMSAGIKTVMMTRKATNLIPGSTYATGFSDFQPLPRVAISYQITPHDQIYANGTTAFREAAAITPSIDMFNVSNGRMTSQHADSVKPEFSIAEELGYRHYGVVNFTLSLFNYNFTNRQVTSSQLVNGTTITSSLNGGGQTTRGISAEFSLPAWHHFSPYLSGQFLRSTLDNNIAAGGDYLPTKGKTAVLTPKFMGSIGIAYDDGSFFGNFSFNYIDSQYTTFMNDQSMPAYKTANVSMGYRFRNVGFLKRPQIQLSLINIGDANYLSGAWGLTSNAVATRGVYGHMIAASQPTYITGGNFSGLVSLTIGF from the coding sequence ATGTCCGGTCTCAAATTTCGTTTTCCTACTGTCATGATCATAGCCTGCACGGGCGTCTCGCCTCTGGCGATTAACGTAGCTTCAGCTCAACCAGGGCATTCGGACGTCAATCCGGGAAAATCGTCAGCGAAGAAATCGGCTTTTCACTCTCGCACTCCACCTCGCCCGACTGGAAATCGCCCGCCCCGTCGCGCTCTTCCTCTGGCAGAGGGAAGCGAAACCATTTCCGTGCGCGCTTCCGCGTCTCCAAACGGCATGACCGGTCGAACGCCCGGAGGTGGCCTGATGGCACGTCAGACGGCAGCTTATGCTCGCAACACGATTACGCGGGACTACATCGCATCCCAGTCTCCCACGACAAATGTTCTCAATCTTGTGCGCAATACACCTGGTGTTGTCGTAGCCAGTGCCGATCCTACCGGCGCGACTGACCGCATGAGCATTTCGATCCGGGGCATGAACCAGAATGAAATCGGATATGAATTCGAGGGGATGAACCCGTCGGACGTGCTGTATTACAGTCCTGCATCTTCAAGCTGGGCTGATACTGAAAACATCGGGTCCATTACTGTTTCTCCCGGCTCTCCGGATCTGATGTCACCAACATTCAGCGCGGTGGGAGGTCTGATTACAGCCAAGATGCGCAGCCCTTCAGCCAAAAAAGGTGGTCTTGCTGATTTCACGTTTGGCGGAAACGATCTGGAGCGTGAATTCCTTCGGCTGGACACCGGAGAGATCGGCCATTCCGGCTTTCGGTCATATGCGTCTTTTTCAAACACAACTGCTTCCAACTGGCGCGGTGCGGGTGGCCTGAACCGCTGGCATGTGGACTTTAAGGCAGAAAAAAAATGGGGTGACGGCAACAGCATTTCCCCCTTCATGTCCTATAATGACGTGACGGAAAATCTGTATACCTATCCAACACTGGCCCAGTGGAAACAGTATGGGATCGGATACAACTATTCGCGCAGGTTTACCGGATCGAACACGGATTACTACAAGTTCCGGCAATATGAATGGCGTCACGCTCATGCCAGCGTACAGACCCACTTCAATCTCGGGCACGAATTGGAACTGACAGCAACTCCTTATGTTTATGACGTAGACGGAACAGTCAATGGCGGGACATCCCTGAGCCAGACAGGAAGTTACTTCGGTAATGAGCCTGCCGGATCACTGCAATTCCCGGAAGGCACAGGAGACCGCGCCGTCGCCGTATCGGTCGATCACTTCCGTGAATCGACCTTCGGTTTCAACTCTGCCCTGACATGGAAGCATCGTCACAACGAACTTTCACTTGGGTACTGGTACTCATATGTGAACTACACCGAGAACCCGTCTTATTCCCTTGCAAGCCCCAGCGGAGAACCAGCCAATCGTTGGGGGAAATATCCGGTTCTTACGCAGAACGGGCAGCCGCTTCTTCAATGGAACGGGCATGTCATTCAGCAGCTGAACGCCATTACGCTTCAGGATACCTATCACGCGTTTCATGATCGCCTTACCATGTCTGCAGGGATCAAGACTGTCATGATGACGCGCAAGGCGACCAATCTGATCCCTGGATCGACTTATGCGACAGGTTTCAGTGATTTCCAGCCACTGCCACGTGTTGCCATCAGTTATCAGATCACGCCGCATGACCAGATCTATGCCAATGGTACCACTGCTTTTCGTGAAGCCGCAGCCATCACGCCTTCAATTGACATGTTTAATGTCTCAAACGGCAGAATGACCAGCCAGCACGCAGATTCGGTCAAGCCGGAATTTTCAATTGCTGAGGAACTGGGATACCGCCATTATGGCGTGGTCAACTTTACCTTGTCTCTGTTCAATTATAATTTCACTAACCGGCAGGTGACAAGCAGTCAGCTGGTCAATGGCACAACCATTACCTCGTCTCTTAATGGTGGCGGTCAGACGACGCGGGGCATCAGCGCAGAGTTCAGTCTTCCTGCCTGGCATCATTTTTCTCCTTACCTGTCCGGGCAGTTTCTTCGTTCCACGCTCGACAATAACATCGCCGCAGGCGGAGACTATCTGCCGACAAAGGGCAAGACGGCCGTTCTGACACCAAAATTCATGGGCTCTATTGGTATAGCCTATGACGACGGGTCATTTTTTGGAAACTTCTCTTTCAATTATATCGACTCCCAGTACACGACTTTCATGAATGATCAGAGCATGCCTGCCTATAAGACCGCCAATGTCAGTATGGGGTATCGTTTCCGTAACGTAGGCTTCCTCAAACGCCCCCAGATCCAGCTCAGCCTGATCAATATTGGTGACGCCAATTATCTGTCGGGCGCCTGGGGTCTGACCTCCAATGCGGTCGCAACCAGAGGGGTCTACGGCCATATGATCGCAGCAAGTCAGCCGACCTATATTACAGGTGGCAATTTCTCAGGTCTTGTTTCCCTAACAATAGGATTCTGA
- a CDS encoding MFS transporter yields the protein MGTQKYDPAFSAPTHGEIITILATTLGGALEWYDLLLYGLFSVTFSRLFFSVGQTGGSLALALSLGSFGVAFIARPLGAAWLGSWSDRHGRRSGLIVSSVLMTIGTGAVALVPDSQIIGPFAPVLLVASRVVQGFAAGGEFGSASAMLAERDPARRGFYSSLQWSAAGFSVTLAGSLTWCTHQIFTDAQIDAGAWRLPFLFGLLMGPFATWLRLRGEESRDFVRQDNHLPLREIFDKDRKRILLGIGVIGLGAAGSALNVYMPTYARTFLHLSETGSLAGTIVSGIVSIVLPPLFATLGDKSNRRKMMIVAAGIAGLCVWPLFEWLTLAPSTPRLMVVQSILTVLIYGAYFSSVPALLADIFPPRNRASSTALAYAASQLLFGGFTPALVSMLTRSSELLTMPALYFLIIAIISVTSLYLVAPLICTTVRKELS from the coding sequence ATGGGGACGCAAAAGTACGATCCCGCTTTTTCTGCCCCCACACATGGAGAGATCATAACCATTCTCGCTACAACCCTTGGCGGCGCGTTGGAATGGTATGACCTTCTCCTTTACGGGTTGTTCTCGGTTACGTTCTCCCGCCTGTTCTTCTCAGTGGGGCAGACAGGAGGGTCGCTGGCGCTGGCCCTAAGTCTCGGGAGTTTTGGTGTTGCGTTCATTGCCAGACCGCTTGGAGCGGCCTGGCTGGGATCATGGTCGGATCGCCATGGGCGACGCAGTGGTCTTATCGTCTCATCAGTGCTCATGACCATAGGGACTGGCGCTGTTGCCCTTGTTCCGGACAGCCAGATCATAGGCCCCTTTGCTCCGGTCCTTCTTGTCGCATCCCGAGTGGTGCAGGGCTTTGCGGCCGGAGGGGAATTCGGAAGCGCCTCTGCCATGCTGGCAGAGCGTGATCCGGCGCGTCGTGGATTCTATTCCAGTCTGCAATGGTCTGCTGCCGGATTTTCCGTGACACTGGCGGGGTCACTAACGTGGTGCACCCATCAGATTTTTACGGACGCCCAAATTGATGCAGGTGCCTGGCGCCTGCCATTTCTGTTTGGTCTGCTCATGGGGCCGTTCGCGACCTGGCTTCGTCTGCGCGGTGAAGAGTCCCGGGATTTCGTACGTCAGGACAATCATCTCCCCCTTCGGGAGATTTTCGACAAAGACAGGAAACGTATCCTTCTCGGCATTGGTGTCATTGGTCTGGGCGCTGCTGGGAGTGCACTGAATGTCTATATGCCAACCTATGCCCGCACTTTCCTGCATCTTTCCGAAACCGGCTCTTTGGCGGGTACAATCGTTTCGGGAATTGTATCGATCGTTTTGCCTCCCCTGTTTGCAACGCTCGGGGACAAGAGCAACCGCAGGAAAATGATGATTGTCGCGGCAGGCATTGCTGGTCTGTGTGTATGGCCTCTTTTTGAATGGCTGACCCTGGCACCCTCGACGCCGCGACTGATGGTCGTTCAGTCCATCCTGACCGTCCTGATCTACGGAGCATATTTTTCGTCCGTCCCTGCGCTTCTCGCCGATATTTTTCCGCCAAGAAACCGTGCGAGTTCCACGGCGCTCGCCTATGCCGCCAGCCAGCTTCTCTTTGGGGGATTTACGCCTGCTCTTGTCTCGATGCTGACGCGTTCATCAGAGCTTCTCACAATGCCGGCGCTGTACTTTCTGATTATCGCTATCATTAGTGTGACCTCCCTTTATCTTGTTGCACCATTGATATGTACGACTGTCAGAAAGGAGCTTTCCTGA